In the genome of Epinephelus lanceolatus isolate andai-2023 chromosome 18, ASM4190304v1, whole genome shotgun sequence, one region contains:
- the hmox1a gene encoding heme oxygenase 1a: MENMKSARKEDTGDVGSDLSEQIKAATKTNHIRAENTQLMLSYQKGQITLPQYKVLLCSLYEIYKALEEELDRNCSHPAVAPIYFPQELARLESLERDLEHFFGSEWRKRVIVPAATHRYQQRLRQIGRESPELLVAHAYTRYLGDLSGGQVLGKITQKSLGLSSKEGLSFFSFPGVSSPHRFKQLYRGRMNSIELTEQERAAVLEEAVAAFELNIQVFDDLQKMLSVTTAADQSESSAVKATMFPSSPVMRITVGVCVALTTIGMGLYAM, from the exons ATGGAGAACATGAAGAGCGCCAGGAAAGAAGACACAGGGGACGTCGGCAG TGATTTATCAGAGCAGATCAAAGCAGCCACTAAGACCAACCACATCAGAGCTGAGAACACACAGCTGATGTTGAGCTACCAGAAGGGTCAGATCACGCTGCCGCAGTACAAG GTGCTGCTGTGTTCCCTCTACGAGATCTACAAGGcgctggaggaggagctggacagGAACTGCTCCCATCCAGCCGTGGCCCCGATCTACTTCCCTCAGGAGCTCGCCCGTCTGGAGTCGCTCGAAAGAGATCTGGAGCATTTTTTCGGCTCGGAGTGGAGGAAGAGGGTGATTGTTCCCGCAGCCACACACAGATACCAACAGAGACTACGACAG aTTGGCAGAGAGAGCCCAGAGCTGCTGGTGGCTCACGCCTACACTCGATACCTCGGCGACCTATCAGGAGGTCAGGTGCTGGGGAAGATCACCCAGAAGTCTCTGGGGCTGAGCAGCAAAGAGGGGCTTTCGTTCTTCTCCTTCCCCGGCGTGAGCAGCCCACACCGCTTCAAGCAGCTGTACAGGGGCCGCATGAACAGCATCGAGCTGACAGAGCAGGAGAGGGCGGCGGTGCTGGAGGAGGCCGTCGCCGCCTTCGAGCTCAACATCCAG GTTTTTGATGACTTGCAGAAAATGTTGAGTGTCACAACAGCAGcggaccaatcagagagcagcgCCGTCAAAGCCACCATGTTCCCATCTTCACCCGTCATGAGGATCACCgtgggagtgtgtgtggctctgaCCACTATTGGGATGGGACTGTACGCCATGTAG
- the mcm5 gene encoding DNA replication licensing factor MCM5 codes for MSGFDDPGVYYSDSFGGGGGEGAGGDEGGQKRVHIKKRFREFLRQFRVGTDRTGFTYKYRDDLKRHYTLGEYWVEVEMEDLASFDEDLSDCLYKLPSENLPLLEEAAKEVADEVTRPRPAGEETVQDIQVMLKSDAHHASIRGLKSEQVSRLVKIHGIIISATAVRAKATKVCLQCRGCRNIISNIPLPPGLQGYALPRKCNTENVGRVKCPVDPYFIIPDRCVCVDFQTLRLQESPDAVPHGEMPRHLQLYCDRYLCDRVVPGNRVTIMGIYSIKKMAAAKTKGKEKSAGVGIRASYLRVVGIQMDTEGAGRGATGSVSPQEEEELRALAATPNIYTSLASSVAPSIYGSDDLKKAITCLLFGGSRKRLPDGLTRRGDINLLMLGDPGTAKSQLLKFVERCSPIGVYTSGKGSSAAGLTASVLRDPNTRGFIMEGGAMVLADGGVVCIDEFDKMREDDRVAIHEAMEQQTISIAKAGITTTLNSRCSVLAAANSVFGRWDDTKGEDNIDFMPTILSRFDMIFIIKDQHDQQRDMTLARHVMNVHLSAQTQTEGVEGEIPLATFKKYIAYSRTKCGPRLSAAAAEKLKNRYVVMRSGAREHERETDKRPSIPITVRQLEAVVRIAESLAKMKLQAVAGEEEVDEALRLFQVSTLDAALSGSLSGVEGFTSQEDQEMISRVEKQLKRRFAIGSQVSEHSIVQDFTKQKYPEHAIYKVLHLMLRRGELQHRMQRKVLYRVK; via the exons AGATGACCTGAAGAGACACTACACCCTGGGGGAGTactgggtggaggtggagatGGAGGACCTCGCCAGTTTTGATGAGGATCTGTCAGACTGTCTCTACAAGCTGCCGTCTGAGAACCTGCCACTG CTTGAGGAGGCTGCGAAGGAGGTGGCCGACGAGGTGACTCGTCCCCGTCCTGCAGGGGAGGAGACGGTCCAGGACATCCAGGTCATGCTGAAGAGTGACGCACATCACGCTTCCATCCGTGGCCTCAAG tccGAGCAGGTGTCTCGTCTGGTGAAGATCCACGGCATCATCATCTCAGCCACAGCAGTGAGGGCGAAGGCTACCAAAGTGTGTCTGCAGTGTCGTGGCTGCCGCAACATCATCAGCAACATCCCTCTGCCCCCGGGCCTGCAGGGATACGCTCTGCCACGCAAGTGCAACAC TGAGAATGTTGGAAGAGTGAAGTGTCCCGTCGACCCCTACTTCATCATCCCAGACCGCTGTGTTTGCGTCGACTTCCAGACTCTGCGCCTGCAGGAGTCTCCAGACGCGGTGCCTCACGGAGAGATGCCCCGTCACCTGCAGCTCTACTGTGACCG GTATCTGTGTGACCGTGTGGTCCCAGGCAACAGAGTGACCATCATGGGTATCTACTCCATCAAGAAGATGGCTGCTGCGAAGACCAAAGGCAAAGAGAAAAGCGCTGGTGTGGGGATCCGTGCGTCCTACCTGCGGGTGGTCGGCATCCAGATGGACACAGAGGGTGCag GTCGTGGTGCGACTGGATCAGTCTCTccacaggaagaggaggagctgagAGCACTTGCTGCCACTCCTAACATCTACACCTCTCTGGCCAGCTCTGTCGCTCCCTCCATCTACGGCAGTGATGATCTGAAGAAGGCCATCACCTGTCTGCTGTTCGGAGGGTCGAGGAAGAG GCTGCCTGACGGTCTGACTCGTAGGGGCGACATCAACCTGTTGATGCTGGGAGATCCGGGTACAGCCAAGTCTCAGCTGCTCAAGTTTGTGGAGAGATGTTCACCTATTGGG GTTTATACCTCAGGTAAAGGCAGCAGTGCAGCCGGTCTGACCGCCTCTGTGCTGAGGGACCCCAACACTCGTGGGTTCATCATGGAGGGCGGAGCCATGGTGCTGGCCGACGGAGGAGTCGTGTGCATCGATGAGTTTGACAAG ATGAGAGAAGACGACAGAGTGGCCATCCATGAAGCCATGGAGCAGCAGACCATCTCCATCGCCAAG GCCGGCATCACCACCACCCTCAACTCCCGCTGCTCCGTGCTCGCTGCTGCTAACTCCGTGTTCGGTCGCTGGGACGACACAAAGGGGGAGGACAACATCGACTTCATGCCCACCATCCTGTCCCGTTTCGACATGATCTTCATCATCAAGGATCAGCACGACCAGCAGAGAGACATG ACACTGGCTCGTCACGTGATGAACGTCCACCTGAGCGCTCAGACACAGACCGAAGGCGTCGAGGGCGAGATCCCGCTCGCCACCTTCAAGAAATACATCGCCTACTCCAGAAC GAAATGCGGACCTCGGCTCTCTGCTGCGGCTGCGGAGAAGCTGAAGAACAGATACGTGGTGATGAGGAGCGGCGCCCGAGAGCACGAGAGAGAGACTGACAAGAGACCCTCCATCCCCATCACTGTCAG GCAGCTGGAGGCAGTGGTGCGTATCGCAGAGTCTCTGGCCAAGATGAAGCTGCAGGCCgtggcaggagaggaggaggtcgaCGAGGCTCTCAGACTCTTCCAGGTGTCCACACTGGACGCTGCGCTGTCCGGCAGCCTCTCAG GAGTGGAGGGCTTCACGTCTCAGGAGGACCAGGAGATGATCTCGCGCGTTGAGAAGCAGCTGAAGAGACGTTTTGCCATCGGCTCCCAGGTGTCCGAGCACAGCATCGTCCAGGACTTCACCAAACAG AAATACCCAGAGCACGCCATCTACAAAGTCCTGCACCTGATGCTGAGGAGGGGCGAGCTGCAGCACCGCATGCAGAGGAAGGTTCTCTACAGAGTCAAGTAG